A portion of the Malania oleifera isolate guangnan ecotype guangnan chromosome 3, ASM2987363v1, whole genome shotgun sequence genome contains these proteins:
- the LOC131151294 gene encoding uncharacterized protein LOC131151294, with product MASEKTWMDPRDEDLRAEGRYDLETSSEEDIDTSTMLRGIARQQIKEILEVHGCTDEQKVHYAAFKMAGDAKHWWLSVKLLKEQRLVKIALTWDRFKELFFDRYFPLSIREEKIEEFTNLTQGNMTVGEYAAKFVELSRFASFLILNKVRKTKKFEKGLRERLYELVVGFQVQKFSDLVDKALMLKIASKAAQSR from the exons ATGGCCTCGGAAAAGACATG gatggatcctagggatgaggatCTAAGAGCTGAAGGAAGGTATGATTTAGAGACTTCTAGTGAAGAGGATATTGATACCTCTACGATGCTGCGGGGTATAGCCCGACAG CAAATAAAAGAGATATTGGAAGTACATGGCtgcacggatgagcagaaggtccaCTATGCTGCATTTAAAATGGCAGGTGATGCGAAACactggtggctttctgtgaaaCTTCTAAAGGAACAGAGGTTGGTCAAGATAGCTCTAAcatgggatcgattcaaggagttattctttgacaggtatttcccATTATCTATCAGAGAGGAGAAGATTGAAGAATTCACTAATTTGACACAAGGGAATATGACTGTGGGGGAATATGCGGCTAAGTTTGTTGAATTGTCGCGTTTTGCTTCGTTCCTGATCTTGAATAAGGTGAGGAAGACCAAAAAGTTTGAAAAAGGCTTAAGAGAAAGACTTTATGAGCTTGTAGTGGGGTTCCAAGTTCAAAAATTTTCAGACCTGGTAGACAAGGCTTTGATGCTTAAAATAGCATCCAAGGCGGCACAGAGCCGATAG